The following proteins are encoded in a genomic region of Thalassophryne amazonica chromosome 5, fThaAma1.1, whole genome shotgun sequence:
- the gins4 gene encoding DNA replication complex GINS protein SLD5, with translation MSDDGSDANPGGDNPEEVIMTPAELIAKLEEAWLNEKFSPELLENKSEVVECVMEQLRHMEANLQRVKKGDAKASSHWMEIDRIRFVLSSYLRSRLQKIEKFFPHVLEREKSRGEGEPSLLSPEEFAFAKEYYANTETYLKAVALKRMPPNLQTVDMLKAVPEPCIDSFVFLRVKERQENVLVEPETDDQRDYVVDLEEGSQHLMRYRIIAPFVSSGAVQLI, from the exons ATGTCGGACGATGGCAGCGACGCGAACCCCGGCGGTGACAATCCGGAGGAGGTGATAATGACACCAGCCGAGCTGATCGCCAAACTGGAAGAA GCTTGGCTGAATGAGAAGTTCTCTCCGGAGCTGCTGGAGAACAAGTCCGAGGTGGTGGAGTGTGTTATGGAGCAGCTCCGTCacatg GAAGCCAATCTGCAGCGGGTCAAAAAAGGTGATGCTAAGGCCAGCAGTCACTGGATGGAGATAGACAGGATTCGCTTCGTGCTGAGCAGCTATCTGCGATCTCGTCTGCAGAAG ATTGAAAAATTCTTCCCACATGTTCTGGAGAGAGAAAAGTCTCGAGGTGAGGGGGAGCCATCACTGCTGTCACCTGAGGAGTTTGCCTTTGCCAAAGA ATACTACGCTAACACAGAAACCTACCTGAAGGCTGTTGCTCTGAAGCGAATGCCACCCAACCTACAGACAGTGGACATGCTCAAAGCAG TGCCTGAACCCTGCATTGACTCCTTTGTGTTTCTGCGAGtgaaggagagacaggagaatgtTTTGGTTGAACCTGAAACGGATGATCAGAG GGACTATGTTGTGGATCTTGAGGAGGGCTCTCAGCATCTAATGCGTTATCGAATTATAGCGCCATTTGTGTCGAGTGGAGCAGTACAGTTAATTTGA
- the LOC117510268 gene encoding phytanoyl-CoA hydroxylase-interacting protein — protein MDAPLSTPYNIQICEVTCDSFRIMWDMTSEDTARATHFFIDLSRKESRDPNRFKHRDVPTKLVAKAVPLPMAVRGHWFLSPRTEYCVAVQTAVRQPDGDYLVSEWSQVVEFCTGDYAIEHLQQLLDKAQGSAGRLLKFTVFYRNQHPDYFEHVRNECGGLMHPTLKDSSGSHGSPINGKLQGVFFSCNTEFDTGLPPRDSPYGPLRFHIPAERLLNPNICLYFADFYCMYTAYHYVVLVLAPVGSDGDNFCHTRLPMLDLSSNPFLTYTAPKSPGEEPIFCHASDVILEVLFTEPIHLDQGSVEEISGHHHLMSLTTANAKKDPSCKVCNISVGR, from the exons ATGGACGCTCCTCTCTCCACGCCCTATAACATTCAGATCTGTGAGGTGACATGCGACTCCTTCCGCATCATGTGGGACATGACCTCCGAGGACACCGCCAGGGCCACGCACTTCTTCATCGACCTGAGCCGCAAAGAGAGCCGCGATCCCAACCGCTTCAAACACAGG GACGTCCCGACCAAACTGGTGGCCAAAGCAGTGCCTCTTCCCATGGCAGTGAGAGGTCACTGGTTCCTCAGCCCACGGACCGAATACTGTGTCGCCGTTCAAACTGCTGTCCGGCAGCCGGACGGTGATTATCTGGTGTCGGAGTGGAGCCAGGTGGTGGAGTTCTGCACAGGGG ACTATGCCATAGAACACCTGCAGCAGCTGCTGGACAAGGCTCAGGGCTCAGCCGGGAGGCTCCTCAAGTTCACCGTATTTTATCGCAACCAGCACCCAGACTACTTTGAGCACGTCAG AAACGAATGTGGAGGACTAATGCATCCGACCCTAAAGGACAGCAGCGGGAGTCACGGTTCTCCGATTAACGGAAAACTACAAGGAGTCTTCTTCAGCTGCAACACAGAGTTTGACACCGGcctccctcccagagactcccCATATGGTCCTCTTCGTTTCCACATCCCAGCTGAACGTCTCCTGAACCCCAACATCTGCTTATACTTTGCAGACTTCTACTGCATGTACACAGCCTATCACTATGTGGTGCTGGTGTTGGCCCCTGTTGGGTCAGATGGAGACAACTTCTGTCACACCCGGCTCCCCATGCTGGACTTGTCCTCCAACCCCTTCCTGACTTATACCGCCCCTAAGAGCCCCGGAGAAGAGCCGATTTTCTGCCATGCAAGTGACGTAATCCTCGAGGTGCTTTTCACAGAACCGATCCATTTGGACCAAGGCAGTGTGGAAGAGATCAGTGGGCACCACCACCTTATGAGTCTGACCACAGCCAACGCCAAGAAGGACCCTAGCTGCAAAGTGTGCAATATTAGTGTGGGCCGCTGA